A region of Candidatus Poribacteria bacterium DNA encodes the following proteins:
- a CDS encoding glycoside hydrolase family 2, with product MTGNHNTDIPRPEYPRPDFQRGTSEGIDWICLNGTWEFAFDPDDTGEQNQWFALEPTVDSPWTLQIQVPYPWESLAAWGDEEQADNVNYLSKNVYLNPEEVTCGGLDREGNYRDEPRHTIGWYRKTVSIPENWGDRRVILKFGAVDWETTVWVNGEIISKHENGYLPFEFDITDALTPGEPTVIVVRVYDAQDHGEQLAGKQIGWYVRTSGIWQSVYLEPRSETHIAQCHITPDIDNASATFTVKIDGYKENTGLKLRWNCDGLAGTVEVSGSETHWTLTIPAEQLRLWDVDTPHLYDVTLELLEDHNLKIDRIYTYFGMRKVSIAKAPGGDYQYIYLNNRPIYLLGALNQSFNPEGVYTFLTDEAIRRDIERAKEFGFNFLRLHIKVDEPRLYYWADKLGLLFMCDIPNFGDYTEKAKARLEQTLRGNIARDYNHPSIISWCNFNETWGLGGREYKEMHERQEWVREMYYLAKSLDTTRLIEDNSPCLYDHVETDINSWHFYINDYEQAKEHIANVVEETYPGSAFNYVGGNVQNDAPLINSEYGGISAGAGDKDVSWCFKYLTNELRLHPKICGYVYTELQDIEWEHNGFMNYDRSIKAFGYDYLDINTLDFIAIDYPPGTTVTPGEKIKADIYTSHFSHKTITDTTLHWQLDTMSATGDITRGCVSGSVDVPFPQYQVQNVHQLELTMPDVHPAVGTLHVWVTDSTGSVVARNFINFEHFVEANPTVESNDSQISINHDPGSASKSSWEDPISEAQLFSAEGSGYVEYEISVPEGIDPANSAAIELIFEASSANGGARQTEPEKHPSDVTISVNGVELETLRIPDCPADTRGVLSYIHGQPGNYGYLYRVTVDPSLVLNGKADTLTVRYEVKSDAKAKGGIALYGSRMGRYPTGPHLRIHH from the coding sequence ATGACAGGAAACCACAATACAGATATACCTCGTCCAGAGTATCCACGCCCAGATTTTCAACGCGGAACGTCAGAAGGCATCGATTGGATATGCCTGAACGGGACATGGGAATTCGCTTTTGATCCTGACGATACCGGCGAACAAAATCAATGGTTCGCCCTGGAACCGACCGTTGATTCACCATGGACATTGCAAATACAGGTGCCTTACCCGTGGGAAAGCCTTGCGGCATGGGGAGACGAAGAACAGGCAGATAACGTAAACTATTTGAGCAAGAATGTATATCTTAATCCCGAAGAGGTTACCTGCGGTGGCTTGGACCGTGAAGGGAATTATCGAGACGAACCGAGACATACAATTGGGTGGTATCGCAAAACGGTCTCTATCCCTGAGAATTGGGGCGATAGACGCGTTATTTTAAAGTTCGGTGCTGTGGATTGGGAAACGACCGTCTGGGTGAACGGCGAAATAATTAGCAAGCATGAAAACGGGTACCTACCGTTTGAATTTGACATCACGGACGCACTTACACCAGGGGAACCCACAGTTATCGTCGTTCGGGTTTACGACGCACAGGACCACGGCGAGCAACTTGCGGGTAAGCAGATAGGTTGGTATGTTCGGACCAGTGGTATATGGCAGTCCGTTTATTTGGAACCGAGAAGCGAAACGCATATCGCGCAGTGCCACATAACACCCGACATCGATAACGCTTCCGCCACGTTTACCGTTAAGATAGACGGATACAAAGAAAATACAGGACTCAAGTTGCGTTGGAATTGTGATGGCCTGGCAGGAACAGTTGAAGTTTCTGGCAGCGAGACACACTGGACCCTTACGATCCCTGCCGAACAACTCCGCTTGTGGGACGTAGATACGCCACACCTCTACGATGTGACGCTTGAATTGCTGGAAGACCATAATTTAAAAATTGATAGGATTTACACTTACTTCGGAATGCGGAAAGTCTCTATTGCGAAGGCTCCAGGTGGCGATTATCAGTATATCTACCTCAACAACCGCCCTATCTATCTGCTGGGTGCGCTCAATCAGTCGTTTAACCCGGAAGGTGTGTATACGTTCTTGACAGATGAAGCGATTCGCAGAGACATCGAACGCGCAAAAGAATTCGGATTCAACTTCCTCCGACTCCACATCAAGGTAGACGAGCCGCGTCTCTACTACTGGGCTGACAAATTGGGCTTGCTTTTCATGTGCGACATCCCGAATTTTGGCGACTACACGGAGAAAGCGAAGGCACGACTTGAGCAAACACTTCGCGGGAACATTGCGCGGGATTACAATCATCCTTCGATCATCTCATGGTGCAATTTTAACGAAACATGGGGACTCGGTGGCAGGGAGTATAAAGAGATGCACGAACGGCAAGAATGGGTGCGTGAGATGTACTATCTTGCTAAATCTCTTGATACCACCCGCCTCATTGAGGACAACTCACCGTGTTTGTACGATCACGTAGAAACGGACATCAATTCGTGGCACTTCTACATCAACGATTATGAACAAGCGAAGGAACATATCGCTAACGTTGTGGAAGAAACATATCCGGGTTCAGCGTTCAATTACGTGGGGGGTAACGTCCAGAACGATGCACCACTGATTAATAGTGAATATGGTGGCATCTCAGCAGGGGCAGGGGATAAGGATGTCTCGTGGTGTTTCAAATACCTTACCAACGAACTCCGCCTCCATCCGAAAATCTGTGGTTATGTCTATACCGAGTTGCAGGATATCGAGTGGGAACACAACGGTTTCATGAACTATGACCGATCGATAAAGGCCTTCGGATACGACTACCTCGATATTAATACCTTAGATTTTATTGCTATTGATTATCCGCCCGGGACAACCGTTACACCGGGTGAAAAGATAAAAGCTGACATCTACACGAGTCATTTCTCACACAAAACCATCACAGATACCACACTCCACTGGCAATTGGATACGATGTCAGCGACTGGGGACATCACACGTGGATGTGTCTCAGGAAGCGTTGATGTTCCATTCCCGCAGTATCAAGTTCAAAATGTGCATCAACTTGAACTTACCATGCCTGATGTTCACCCGGCGGTCGGTACGCTCCACGTCTGGGTAACAGACAGTACGGGTTCTGTTGTCGCACGTAATTTCATCAACTTTGAGCATTTCGTTGAAGCGAACCCAACAGTTGAATCAAACGATTCCCAAATTAGTATCAACCACGACCCTGGAAGCGCGTCTAAATCGTCCTGGGAGGACCCCATAAGTGAAGCACAATTGTTTTCCGCAGAGGGAAGTGGTTACGTTGAATATGAGATTTCGGTGCCAGAAGGGATTGATCCAGCAAACTCCGCAGCGATAGAACTTATCTTTGAAGCATCCAGTGCAAACGGTGGCGCGCGTCAAACGGAACCTGAAAAGCATCCATCTGACGTGACGATCTCTGTCAACGGTGTTGAACTTGAGACGCTCCGGATTCCTGACTGTCCGGCAGATACGCGCGGGGTGCTCTCTTACATCCACGGACAGCCTGGTAACTACGGTTACCTTTACAGGGTCACAGTTGATCCATCTCTCGTTTTGAATGGAAAAGCAGACACATTAACTGTCCGCTATGAAGTCAAATCGGACGCTAAGGCGAAAGGTGGGATCGCACTCTACGGTTCCCGTATGGGCAGATACCCGACTGGACCCCATCTGCGCATTCATCATTAG